From the Marinitoga sp. 1197 genome, one window contains:
- the mnmE gene encoding tRNA uridine-5-carboxymethylaminomethyl(34) synthesis GTPase MnmE, whose protein sequence is MIFDTIAAISSPIGTGAIAVIRLTGENTINVIKSLFNIHAPEPKKMYYGWIKEKDYVIDEVTWVYHKGPKSYTGEDMLEIFCHGGILVTKKILEKIMTLNVREALPGEFSKRAVMNRKMNLLKAEAINELIHANSDFALKAATNQMDGKLSKRIEIIKKELFNIAARIEVEMDYPDDFEVDNFQFLESLNTIKAKLEELYENADNGISAIEGIKMAIVGKPNAGKSTLLNALLRKDRAIVTDIPGTTRDTIEENLNIRGIFIKAIDTAGIRKTEDVVEKIGVIRSLKAIEESKLILFVLDNSVGIDEYDKEIYNKIKKLNKEVVIVINKSDIVNEDNFEISWKEHEVVRISASNGEIKNLEDLIYKKLKDTVITDELTLTNRRQKNAVKKAIDSIIKAIEGIELGLTNDAIMFDVRKTIEALNELTGDDYTETLLDNIFGNFCVGK, encoded by the coding sequence ATGATTTTTGATACAATTGCTGCAATTTCAAGCCCTATTGGAACAGGAGCTATAGCTGTTATAAGATTAACAGGAGAAAACACTATTAACGTTATAAAATCTCTTTTTAATATACATGCTCCTGAACCAAAAAAAATGTATTATGGCTGGATTAAAGAAAAAGATTATGTAATAGATGAAGTTACATGGGTTTATCATAAAGGGCCAAAAAGTTATACTGGAGAAGATATGCTTGAGATATTCTGCCATGGCGGTATATTAGTAACAAAAAAAATTTTAGAAAAAATAATGACGTTAAATGTAAGAGAAGCTTTACCAGGAGAATTTTCTAAAAGAGCTGTTATGAATAGAAAAATGAATTTGTTAAAAGCAGAAGCTATTAATGAATTGATTCATGCCAATTCGGATTTTGCATTGAAAGCTGCAACGAATCAAATGGATGGTAAATTGTCAAAAAGAATAGAGATAATAAAAAAAGAATTATTTAATATTGCTGCCAGAATTGAGGTTGAAATGGATTATCCAGATGATTTTGAAGTTGATAATTTTCAATTTTTAGAATCATTAAATACAATAAAAGCAAAGTTAGAGGAATTATATGAAAACGCTGATAACGGAATATCTGCAATAGAGGGAATTAAAATGGCTATCGTTGGAAAACCCAATGCTGGTAAATCCACATTATTAAATGCTTTATTAAGAAAAGATAGAGCAATTGTAACTGATATTCCCGGAACAACAAGAGATACTATTGAAGAGAATTTAAATATTAGAGGAATTTTTATAAAAGCTATTGATACTGCAGGAATTAGAAAAACCGAAGATGTTGTAGAGAAAATAGGTGTGATACGTTCATTAAAGGCTATTGAAGAGTCAAAACTTATATTATTTGTATTGGATAATTCTGTTGGCATAGATGAATACGATAAAGAAATATATAATAAAATAAAGAAATTAAATAAAGAAGTTGTTATCGTTATTAATAAATCAGATATTGTTAATGAGGATAATTTTGAAATTTCGTGGAAAGAACATGAAGTTGTTAGAATTTCAGCATCCAATGGTGAAATAAAAAATCTCGAGGATTTAATATATAAAAAATTAAAGGATACTGTAATTACAGATGAATTAACGCTTACAAACAGAAGACAAAAAAACGCTGTAAAAAAAGCCATTGATTCTATAATTAAAGCTATAGAGGGAATTGAATTAGGATTAACAAATGATGCAATAATGTTTGATGTTAGAAAAACAATAGAAGCTTTAAATGAATTAACAGGGGATGATTATACAGAAACATTATTGGACAATATTTTTGGTAATTTTTGTGTTGGAAAGTAG
- a CDS encoding GNAT family N-acetyltransferase — protein MEFKKASEVPKIAIVDLVNKTFKDYSVPINWTMTSFEYDLKENSISLDDSYIVYEDNKPIGFSLVSIRGTRGRIDAFGFLKEFRLKGYGSELLYYTLEKMKWKGITKVVLEVVDEEASAKKFYKKHGFKERRILESFIKYLDKIDDTKFKYVETDNKYIHDRAVEALHYIGRNPNWQREPKTLELSRERYKMERIIQKGFTIGYVVWGKTKEGVFIVDVSPIVDATKYEEILKDLINRFSNMNFKNITIVSLPENDPLYELIKKYEFTPFLKQVEMEKRIH, from the coding sequence ATGGAATTTAAAAAAGCGAGTGAAGTCCCTAAGATTGCGATAGTTGATCTTGTAAATAAAACATTTAAAGACTATTCTGTTCCTATAAACTGGACTATGACATCATTTGAATATGATTTAAAAGAAAATTCGATTTCTCTTGATGATTCCTATATAGTATATGAAGATAATAAACCAATAGGTTTTTCCCTTGTCTCAATTAGAGGAACAAGAGGAAGAATAGATGCTTTTGGATTTTTGAAAGAATTCAGACTTAAGGGTTATGGTTCGGAATTATTATATTATACTCTGGAAAAGATGAAGTGGAAAGGCATAACAAAAGTTGTCTTAGAAGTTGTGGATGAAGAAGCAAGTGCAAAAAAATTTTATAAGAAACACGGATTTAAAGAACGTCGAATACTTGAAAGTTTTATAAAATATCTTGATAAAATTGATGATACAAAATTTAAATATGTAGAAACTGATAATAAATATATACACGATAGAGCGGTAGAAGCATTACATTATATAGGTAGAAATCCAAACTGGCAGAGAGAGCCTAAAACGCTCGAATTATCCAGAGAACGTTATAAAATGGAAAGAATCATTCAAAAAGGTTTTACAATTGGCTATGTTGTATGGGGCAAAACAAAAGAAGGAGTTTTTATTGTAGATGTTTCACCAATTGTGGATGCTACAAAATATGAAGAAATATTAAAGGATTTAATCAATAGATTTTCAAATATGAATTTTAAAAATATAACTATAGTATCTTTACCAGAAAATGATCCATTATATGAATTAATAAAAAAATATGAATTTACACCATTCTTAAAGCAAGTAGAGATGGAAAAAAGAATCCATTAA
- a CDS encoding GNAT family N-acetyltransferase, giving the protein MYEGKLIRLRAYSKDDIANILEYINDFDVKKYLMPGIPLPFRYEDELKWYEKLNPMKADNYSFAIERKEDNKYIGGCGIVSVDWKNSVTTVGIFLGKPFWNKGYGTDAMKVLINFIFNEMNVNKVKLHVFSFNKRAIKSYEKVGFKIEGILREEIFREGKYHDEIIMGLLRNEWTSF; this is encoded by the coding sequence ATGTATGAAGGAAAATTAATTCGATTAAGAGCATACTCAAAAGATGATATAGCTAATATATTAGAATACATAAATGATTTTGATGTAAAAAAATATTTAATGCCAGGAATACCTCTTCCATTCCGCTATGAAGATGAACTAAAATGGTATGAAAAACTAAATCCTATGAAAGCAGATAATTACAGTTTTGCTATAGAAAGAAAAGAAGACAATAAATATATAGGTGGATGTGGAATTGTTAGTGTAGACTGGAAAAATTCTGTAACAACTGTTGGAATTTTTCTGGGTAAACCATTCTGGAATAAAGGATATGGCACAGATGCCATGAAAGTGCTGATAAATTTTATATTCAATGAAATGAATGTTAATAAAGTAAAGTTACATGTTTTTAGTTTTAATAAAAGAGCTATAAAATCTTATGAAAAAGTTGGATTTAAAATTGAAGGCATACTTAGAGAAGAAATATTCAGAGAAGGTAAATATCATGATGAAATAATAATGGGGTTGTTAAGAAATGAATGGACATCATTTTAG